DNA from Oncorhynchus masou masou isolate Uvic2021 chromosome 5, UVic_Omas_1.1, whole genome shotgun sequence:
ctcaatgttagtggtggctgtttaacagtctgatggccttgagatagaagctgtttttcagtctctcggtcccagctttgatgcacctgtactgacctcgccttctggatgatagcggggtgaacaggcagtggctcgggtggtagatgtccttgatgatctttatggccttcctgtaacatcgggtggtgtaggtgtcctggagggcaggtagtttgcccccgatgatgcgttgtgcagacctcactaccctctggagagccttacggttgagggcggagcagttgccgtaccaggcggtgatacagcccaccaggatactctcgattgtgcctctgtagaagtttgtgagtgcttttggtgacaagccaaatttcttcagcctcctgaggttgaagaggcgctgctgcgccttcttcacgatgctgtctgtgtgagtggaccaattcagtttgtctgtgatgcgtatgccgaggaacttaaaacttgctactctctccactactgttccatcgatgtggataggggtgttccctctgctgtttcctgaagtcatggtgtggggtggcatttctttggggggccgcacagccctccatgtgctcgccagaggtagcctgaccgccattaggtaccgagatgagatcctcagaccccttgtgagaccatatgctggtgtggttggccctgggttcctcctaatgcaagacaatgctagatctcatgtggatggagtgtgtcagcagttcctgcaagaggaaggcattgatgctatggactggcccgcccgttccacagacctgaatccaattgagcacatctgggacatcatgtctcgctccatccaccaacgccacgttgcaccacagactgtccaggagttggcggatgcctctgggagatccctcaggagaccatccgccacctcatcaggagcatgcccaggctttgtagggaggtcatacaggcacgtggaggctacacacactactgagcctcattttgacttgttttaaggacattacatcaaaattggatcagcctgtagtgtggttttccactttaattttgagtgtgactccaaatccagacctccatgggttgataaatttgatttccattgataatttgtgtgattttgttgtcagcacattcaactatgtaaagaaaaaactatttaataagaatatttcattcattcagatctaggatgtgttattttagtgttccctttatttttttgagcagtgtatatatcaAAACATTTTTCTTATATTATCATACTAATCTTTATCATTGGTTTTTCAACAAGCAAAACTGATTTTGTTACAAAATCCCCAAAAAGAATATGGGTGATGACTTTGGCATTGATTCTCTGTAAGTTTGCAGTACCTGGTTGGAAGGGTTGACTCCAGCTGTCTCTCCAAATGCATCAGTGCTGTCCTGCTCATGGTTAGGCCACACACCACACATCATGCAAAGGGACGCAGAGCATTAGCACTCACACACAAAGCATGCGCCACACTGTCAGACTGCTCACCTAGTGGTGAAGTGTCAGCCAAAACAACTTTATTTCACCTATGACTCCAGATCCAAATTGGGCCGCAGAGGGACTTGTGTATTTTGAACTATtaaaccaaatacatttacagaACCGAACTTCCaagatgtttttatttatttatttgtatttattttatttttaaccccccttttctccacaattttgtgatatccaattgtctCGTTGCTGCAACCTCCCAATACTTTTAAAACACTACTGTAACTAGACTTAATATAAACCCAAAATTGGGCCGTAGCCTATTTTCATATCTAGTCAAATTCAGGGTTCATACACATTTCGACAGATGGAATTTCATAACTTCTCCATGAATTCAAACCAGATTTCCATGACCAACAATTGGCAGCGTAcatcaaaaaaacaaaaacaaacatgtaaTGTGGACACTGGGAGACTGCTCACTGATCCCATGTACCATCACCTGTTGTTGTGCTGGGCACAAAATTGTtgcatatatatttttgttcagtgtagctaAACAATTAACTTGAGGGTACAAGATATGTTTTGAATTGGCCACCAAGTTATTGGTCTGTTCTCTATCATATGATAGACTACATAGGCATACCTGCTGCTACAATGTCCGACAGTCTCCCTCTCCTTGAGCAACGGCCCACTCATCTCGCACAtatgtaaacagcccatccaactacctcatccccatacggtatttatttatttattttgcactccagtatctctacttgcacattcatcttctgcacatctaccattccagtgtttaattggaatattgtaattacttcgccaccatggcctatttattgccttcccCCCCTTAACTGTGTCGAActgctctgctttatcttggccaggtcagttgtaaatgagaacttgttcttaactagcttacctggttaaataaaaggttaaataaatatgcAGGTGATGCGCGCAAACACAGACAATCCTGGCTGATATGTTGATATGTATTTGATTGATAAAATATTTAAGAACTGTGCCGAAATAAATGACCGAAAACAGATGTGTTTAAATAAATTACCATGAAACTATCTGGGGCCTGGAAAACACAATTTTAAAACTCTAAGACTAAGGACTTTGATGACGGCAAGAACCCTGCAGATTATAAAGCTTATTTTTCATTTGCTGAGGTGATGAAATCACTGATCATGTGACTGAGAAGGCAGATGAGTACAGAAACAGGGCTCAGGAGTAAAGCAGCTAAAAAAAGACCCATGCAAAAGTGCTTCTGGGTCATGTCCAAAATGTCCACTGCTTTAGTATGCAGACAAAGACCTGAGGAATCCCCATAGCCCTCTCTCCCAGACCATGTTCCTTACCACTCTCCTGAACAGATCTCTGAAGTGCCTCCGCCAGCTCTCTGTCTGCGATCTCGTCTGGCTGGGCGTCCTCTGGGCCCTCCGGCCCGTACGCCAGTCGGGCACAATCTGGCAGCTCCGCCTCGGGCAGAAAGCGGGTCTCAGTGCCCGTCGTCCCGATCAGTAGCGTGTTCTTCTTCAAGTCAATAGAACACTGAAGTAGCAGGATATAGAGAGAACAGCCATTTACACACAGGGATATTTTTAAAGACCTACTTTTCCAAAGGATGTCATTGTGTGGTAGTTAGTGTGCATGGATTTGGAGGGACAGGTATCTGACCTGATGTCTCTTGAGCATGTCCAGTCCAAGCAGCATGTCCATTGGCTGGTCCTCCAAGATTGAAAAGGAGCAAGGCAGGAAGTCCCCTTCTATCTGGACCTGAGCTGGGTAAGGAAAAACACACAGATGATACCACCAACACTTGCTTTCAGGTTTAGATATCTTTGCTTTTGAAATTTTATAAGAAACGGAAAACATCTCATGAGCGTCTAGTCTACAGGAACACAATGTTGTGCATCCTTAAGAAAGCGGTTCTCTGAGACATGATTGATGCCCACCCAAGTGGACTCTGCCAATGATCTTCTGGGTGCCCACTCCCTTGGCGATGCCGGCCCAGCGTCGGTCCACCAGGCGCATGATGTTACAGCGCTTAGCACACGCCTGACTCATGATGGTCATCTGCGCCCCTGGAAGAGGGGAAGCAGGCaatgggagagagggtgagaggagcaGAACAAAGACAATGAagggggatagagacaggacaggagaagtaGGGAAGGGAAGAACAtatgggggggagggggtgtatGAAGTACAGGCAAGCAAGTTGGAAGACTTTTTTTTTAATCAAGAGATATCAGAAGTGGTGTAGAGAGAATATATGCAGGTGGAAAGCGAAGTAAAAAAACTAGCCAAGACACATTGAATACTAGTGGATATACCATCATGAGAGCAAAGCCATGTCAAAACTAGCCAAGACACACTATACTGGACACCACAAAACAGACAAACCCTGAACTGAAGAGTGTTTCCTACTGCCCTAGTCAAAAATGCTTATGCTTTTGCACTGAGGGAGAACATTATAGGATACAATACCTGAGTCAACAAAAGCTTTCACATGGTATCCGTTCACTATACAGTCGATGTAGAGCATAACCACCTGGCCAAAGCTCTCTGGGGCCTCCTCCATCGCAATGGTCATGTTTTCCTCAACATTGTGCTGCCTGTAGTACAAATTGTGTGTGATTATGTATTGAAGCACATGTACACTTAATACTCTCAAATAGTTCAGACAGGGGGCATAAGTCAATATGTAAACTAGCACGTTTTTAATTGATTTCAGAAGAGACCCTGACTAAAGCCGTCTTTGACTCCAACCTAACCCCTTTCCTTTCCCCTCTTGGATGTGTGACATTAGATGTGTGTACCTGATGTCCTCTTCTATCTTGGCCTGGGCCTCCATGTCAAATGGGTCGGCAGTCAGAAGCCGgatcctctcttgctctctgcgaGCTCGATCCTGCTGCTGCTCCAACAGCACTTTGGTGAAACGCTCTACGGGGGGCAGTCAGAAACATGGTTAGAGCTCCCAGTTGAACACTTAAGACCCATAAGCCGTTATAATGACAAGATATTCAACTCAGAGATAGGGGTTGATGCTATCCCGCTAACACTACTTCTACTTACCCAGGTCTCCACTCAACAGGGCCTCAGCCAATGGCGGATTGCGCTCCTTGAGCAGCGACAGTTCGTGTGGATTGGCCAAGAGCATCTGCCGCAGTAAGGCGGGGTCATCCAGACccggaggagaggaggtggagccCAATAGGGATGGG
Protein-coding regions in this window:
- the LOC135540289 gene encoding protein DDI1 homolog 2-like isoform X3, with amino-acid sequence MLVTVFCCPNDHSEITFALDVSPELELRDFVALCELESGIPAGEIQITYAEQPLKDLTCALGTYGLKDGDVVVLRQVERRQPPAQPVFPGLPRIDFSSIAVPGTSSGSSQRSTRRQQQQAPTPQQQCPPPPAAPPSLLGSTSSPPGLDDPALLRQMLLANPHELSLLKERNPPLAEALLSGDLERFTKVLLEQQQDRARREQERIRLLTADPFDMEAQAKIEEDIRQHNVEENMTIAMEEAPESFGQVVMLYIDCIVNGYHVKAFVDSGAQMTIMSQACAKRCNIMRLVDRRWAGIAKGVGTQKIIGRVHLAQVQIEGDFLPCSFSILEDQPMDMLLGLDMLKRHQCSIDLKKNTLLIGTTGTETRFLPEAELPDCARLAYGPEGPEDAQPDEIADRELAEALQRSVQESGQH
- the LOC135540289 gene encoding protein DDI1 homolog 2-like isoform X2; protein product: MLVTVFCCPNDHSEITFALDVSPELELRDFVALCELESGIPAGEIQITYAEQPLKDLTCALGTYGLKDGDVVVLRQVERRQPPAQPVFPGKVSASGQDRTSLPRIDFSSIAVPGTSSGSSQRSTRRQQQQAPTPQQQCPPPPAAPPSLLGSTSSPPGLDDPALLRQMLLANPHELSLLKERNPPLAEALLSGDLERFTKVLLEQQQDRARREQERIRLLTADPFDMEAQAKIEEDIRQHNVEENMTIAMEEAPESFGQVVMLYIDCIVNGYHVKAFVDSGAQMTIMSQACAKRCNIMRLVDRRWAGIAKGVGTQKIIGRVHLAQVQIEGDFLPCSFSILEDQPMDMLLGLDMLKRHQCSIDLKKNTLLIGTTGTETRFLPEAELPDCARLAYGPEGPEDAQPDEIADRELAEALQRSVQESGQH